In one window of Pseudoalteromonas sp. GCY DNA:
- a CDS encoding ABC transporter permease has translation MLELKPIINALLRSKVGAVLAILQLALTLAIVSNSLSIISERVTYLNKPTGYPEESIITFSVMSFDDKIDANQQLIVDERILKSIPGVIEAVGVSSVPLSGGGSNSGFSLTPEDDGKHTNSGHLYANEQVIRTLGVKLIEGRDFTSGDVLISSEYAKQPDVVIASKAFTDEIFGEGKGLGETIYYGGGPLKVVGIVERMTNAWPRFKNADRLIIFPMVNANGFQDFLVRTDPSLRDEVMKKIESAMLQENPSRVITGIKGLDDVKGKYNSKDLLMLRMLLVLITALVVVTALGIFGLTQFNISKRTKQIGTRRALGARKSAIVRYFVVENLIVCAIGLVLGTVATVFLGQKLMSLYSVPPLEVSYILITALGLIVLCIASVIFPAKKAANISPSIATRSV, from the coding sequence ATGTTGGAATTAAAACCCATTATCAATGCGTTATTGCGCTCTAAAGTCGGTGCCGTACTTGCTATCCTACAACTTGCCTTGACGTTGGCAATTGTCAGCAATTCGCTGTCCATTATTAGTGAGCGCGTCACCTATCTCAATAAGCCAACTGGCTATCCAGAAGAGTCGATAATTACCTTCAGTGTCATGTCGTTTGACGACAAGATAGATGCAAACCAGCAGCTTATAGTTGATGAGAGAATATTAAAAAGTATCCCAGGTGTTATAGAAGCCGTTGGAGTGAGCTCGGTCCCGCTTTCCGGGGGAGGTAGCAATTCGGGATTTAGCTTAACCCCAGAAGACGATGGTAAACATACAAACTCGGGACATTTATACGCCAATGAACAAGTGATTCGTACCTTGGGCGTAAAATTGATAGAAGGTCGTGATTTCACATCTGGTGATGTCTTGATCTCAAGTGAATACGCTAAGCAACCAGACGTTGTTATTGCCAGTAAGGCTTTTACGGACGAGATATTTGGTGAGGGTAAAGGACTGGGCGAAACGATTTACTATGGGGGCGGCCCGTTAAAAGTCGTGGGGATTGTTGAGCGTATGACTAATGCTTGGCCGCGTTTTAAAAATGCTGATCGCTTAATTATTTTTCCCATGGTGAATGCGAATGGATTTCAAGATTTCTTAGTTCGCACTGATCCTAGTTTGCGTGACGAAGTAATGAAAAAAATAGAGTCGGCGATGCTTCAAGAAAATCCTAGTCGTGTGATCACAGGCATTAAAGGGCTTGATGACGTGAAAGGAAAGTACAATTCTAAAGACTTATTGATGCTAAGAATGTTGCTAGTGTTAATCACAGCATTAGTCGTCGTGACGGCGCTGGGAATATTTGGTCTTACTCAGTTTAATATCAGCAAACGTACTAAACAGATTGGTACTCGCAGAGCTTTAGGTGCGCGTAAGTCTGCAATTGTTCGTTACTTTGTGGTAGAAAACCTCATTGTTTGTGCAATTGGCTTAGTACTTGGCACCGTGGCTACGGTTTTCCTAGGACAAAAGCTAATGTCTTTGTATTCAGTGCCGCCGCTAGAAGTAAGCTATATTTTGATAACGGCGCTCGGGCTTATCGTGCTCTGTATCGCGTCAGTTATTTTTCCTGCTAAAAAGGCGGCGAACATTTCACCGAGTATCGCGACAAGAAGTGTATAA